TCCTTGCGCTTGAAGCGTACTTCATGGGAATGGACCGAGCCGTGCTGCATCAGTCTGTCCAGGATGCCCACCCGATCCCGGGCATCGACGTACACATTCGCGCCCAGGTCGAGCACCTCTGCCTGCAGCTCTTCCGGCGTGGCGTAGCCCAGCATGCGGGCCATCTCCGGATTGGCGCTGAGCAGGAGGCCCTCCAGGGAGGAGCTGAAGATGCCCACCGGCGCGTTGTGCACCAGCGCCCGGTACCGGGCTTCGGCTTCCCGGCGTGCCAGCTCCATGTGCTTGCGCTCCGAGATGTCCCGGATGGTGGCGATGTAACGCGCCGCGCCGGCAAACGTGGCGAAACTGAGGGTGACGTCCGACCAGAACAGTTCGCCGCTTTTGCGCCGGGACAGCCACTCGAAGGAATACGCCCCCTGCTCCCTGGCCCGGCACAGGTGGCCCCAGGCCTCCTGCAAGGAGTATGGCGGCTCGCCCAGGCTGATTTGCTGCACATCCAGACCAAGCATTCCCTGATAGGAATAGCCGAACATCTCGCAGGCGCGCTTGTTGACATCCAGGATCCTGCCGCTGTCTGCATCCTGCACCACCAGGCCGTCGTGAATGCCTTCGAACACGGTGCGGAAGAATTCCTGAGACGCTTCCAGCTCCGCTTCCGTGCGCTTGCGGGGGGTGATGTCCGTCAGCATGCCTTCGATGCATTCCAGGGCGCCAGCCTCGTCATAGACGGCCACGGCATTGACCATCACCCAGATGCTGCTGCCATCCTTGCGCAACATGGGCAGTTCATGGCCGGTGATCTGCCCTTCCTTGTACAGCGATTCCAGGATGATGGCCCTGTGCTCCAGGTCGGCATAGGCCAAGGCGACAGTGGGCACGGACCGCAGCACATCCGCTTCGTCCACGTAGCCAAACATGCGGGCCATGGCAGGATTGCAGTCCAGCATGACGCCCTGGGGATTGACGCGGAAGATGCCCTCAATGGCATTCTCATACATGGTGCGGTATCGGGTCTCGGACTCGCGCAAGGCGGTCTCGCGCTCTTGCACCCGTTGGGCCATGCGCGCGACGGCCTCCGCCAATCCGGCCAATTCCTCAAAGGTCCACGGCCCCTGTTGCAGTGAGTCGGTCTGGCGGGCGGATGGCGCCACGCCCAGGGCACGGATAGCCTCGGCGAACGCCTGCAGCGGCGCCGTCACGCGGCGGACCATCTCCTGACGGATCACCGCCCTGAGCACCACATACAGCAAGGCCACGCTGGCCAGATACACCGCAAGGGCCAGCACGGCCGGCCGCAACAGGGCCACAAGCGGCCGCGACACCAGCAGCACCCAGCCACTGTGGGACAGTTCCCGAGCCACGGTCAGGCAGAACCCGCCCTCCATGCGCTGCAGCATGATGCTGCCCTCGCCCGTCTTGGCCCGCTGAAATGCCGGCCAGTGGCCGATATTGTCTTCACCCGGGCCCTGCAATCCGGGCGGCTGCACCATGACAGCCCCGGCTTCGTCGGTCAGCAACAGCAGATCATCCCCTCCCGTCACCAGGCTGCGCATGGACCCGGTGAGCGCCTCCAGACTGAGCGCCCCCACCATGGCCCCGCCGCCGGGAATGCTGCACTCCACCTCCACCACCAGATTTCCCGTGGCGGGCGAGACGCGCGGACGGGTCGCCACGCGGACGCGGGCAGAGGCCTCCAATTGCCGGCCGGGCTGGGGCAGCAGCAAACCTTCAGGTGGCGCTCCCGACAGCACCACGCCTTGGGCGTCCAGTCGCACCAGCCGTTCAAACAGGGGAACCGCCTGCAGCATGGCCTGCATGGCCTGGGCCACCGCAGCCTCGTCGCTTCGGGAAGCCTGCAAGGCCAGGGCCTGCAGCACGCCCTCGGCATTGCCGAGGTACTGCTCCACGTACTGCGACATGGCGGCAGACAGTTCAAGATTGTGTTGCGAAACCGTGCGATACTGCATCGCTCCCAGCAGGCAGCCCAGCAACAGGCCAAAGGCCAGCACCGGCACCCGCAGACGAGCGGCGATGGTTTTTTCCACGATGCTCGACAGCCGAGGGGAACTCATAGGCGATAAGGGGCGTCTTGATATATGTCAGACACTATGGCCACGACGGAATAAAATGCGCTGGCAACACACGCCCCGCGCAATGGCAGGCGGTGAACGTACGCAGGCTGCCATGGGGCAGCGGCGCTACCGGATCAATCCTGGAACCATCCCTGCGCATGCTCTCCCCCGGCTGCAAACGAACAGGCTCACCCCGTCAACCATGTGTCCAATCTACACTCTGGACGCAAGGGCTTCAATAATTATTCACCAGCAAACAATGTTTTTCCCAAGGGGCGGTTGACAAACCGGTCGATTAGGAATAATTCCTTTCAAAGATTAATTCGCATACGAACTGAGGCCATCATGAACACCGTCACTTCCCGACACCAGCTCCGTGAGGCTTTGACCCATGCCGATCTGGCCTGCACGCCCCAGCGTCTGGCCATTTTCGAGGTGTTGGCAGAGGCCAGGAGCCATCCTTCTGCGGAAGAAGTGTATTTGGCCGTGCGAGCGTCCATGCCCACCATTTCGCGGGACACCGTGTATCGGACACTGGCCCTCTTCGAGGAGTTGGGCCTGCTGGACCGGGTGCAGATGAGTTCTGAGTGCGCCCGGTTCGAACCCAACCTGACGCCGCATCACCATGTGGTCTGCACCCGTTGCGGTGTTGTGGCTGATTTCGACTGGACCGAGGTGAACGAGCTTCCCAGGCCTCCCCTGCCGGAGGGCTGGAACACTCCAAGCCGGCCGCATGTGCTGTACCGAGGCACCTGCCCGGCGTGTAAGAACAATTCCCAGACAACCAAGAGCAACACCATTGAAGGAGCTGATCATGACCCAGACTGAAGCCGATCTGCGCGAAGCATTTGCCGGAGAATCCCAGGCCAACCGCAAATACCTTGCCTTTGCCGAAAAGGCGGACAAGGAAGGCTACGCGCAGGTCGCCCGCCTGTTCCGGGCCGCCGCCGCCGCGGAAACCGTGCACGCCCATGCCCATCTGAGGGCCATGAACGGCATTGCCGACACCGCCGCCAATCTCAAGGAGGCCGTGGCCGGTGAAACCCATGAATTCAAGGATATGTATCCGGACATGATCGAGCACGCCAAGGCCGAAGGCCACAAGGCTGCCGAACGGTCTTTCGTCTTCGCCAACGAGGTGGAAAAGATCCACGCCGAGCTGTACCAGAAGGCCCTGGATTCCCTGGGCCAGGAGCAGGCGGACCAGCCGTACCACGTCTGCAACGTCTGTGGCTACACCTGCGAAGGCGACGCCCCCGACACCTGCCCGGTGTGCAAGGCCAAGAAGCAGGCATTCTTCCGGGTGGATTAATCCCGCAATACCAAGCAGTACGCGCCCCGTCCGGCATTGCCGGGCGGGGCGTTTTTTATGGGGTTCGACCTTCGCTGCATTCTGTGCTACATCCTGATGCAACGGCCCCACCCGGGCCTCACACCAACCCGCACACCGCGTATGGAACAGACACTTTCATCAGCCATTGCAACGTCTTCGCAAGGCACCTGGCAAGCCATGCAGGCGCACCGCCCTTTGTGGGCACGTCTGGCGGCCACGCCGCGCACCCTGCTGCTGGATTACGACGGCACCCTGGCCCCCTTTGTGCCCCAGGGCATGCGCGCGCCGCCCTATCCCGGCGTCCCCGATCTCGTGCGCCGACTCATGCGCCGGCCGGATACGCATGTCGTCCTGGTAAGTGGCCGACCGGCCGAGCTGGTGGCCTCCCTCATGGGGCTTGACCCTGCGCCGGAAATCTGGGGATGCCACGGCCTGGAACACCTGAACGCCCGTGGCGAGCTCACGCGCCTGCCCCTGGCTCCCGGCCTGCAGGAAGGCCTGGACGATGCCGAGGCCTGGGCCGAGGCCCGCCGCCACGCCGGCTATCTGGAACACAAGCCCGGCTGCCTGGCCATGCATGTACGCGGCCTGCCCAGGGCCAAGGCGGATTTTCTGCTTACAGACACCGCCGCCGCCTGGCAGGAAATCGCCGCCCGCGCCCCCCTGGAGCTGCATGCCTTTGACGGCGGTCTGGAGCTGCGCCCCCGCGGCGTGCACAAAGGCCATGCCGTGGCCACCATGCGCAAGGACGCCAGCCCGGAGCGAGTCTTCCTTTATCTGGGAGACGACAAGACCGATGAGGACGCCTTCCAGGCCCTCGGCCCCCGGGATGTGGCCGTGCTGGTGCGCGGGGAGCATCGTCCCACTGTCGCGGCCTGGTGGTTGCGTCCCCCGGCCGAGCTGCTGGCTTTCCTCCAGGCCCTGCTGGATCTGCCCGAGGGCATCAACAAGGGAGAATCACCATGACCTCACCACAACTTGCTGTCGTCTCCAACCGGTTGCCCGTGCGTCTGAGCAAGAACGACGACGGCCAATGGACCCTTGCCCAGGGCGCGGGGGGGCTGGTGACGGCCATGGCCCCGGTGCTGCGCAACCGCGGCGGTTCCTGGGTGGGCTGGAACGGCCTGGCCACGGAGGAGGATGTCTCGTCCCTCTTCGAGACCTTCTCCAAACAGGCCGGGTACGAGCTGCATCCCGTGCAGCTCACCCCCGAACAGGAACACGGTTTCTACGCCGGCTTCTCCAACGAAATCCTCTGGCCCCTGTTCCATGACCTGCCCACCCGCTGCAACTTTTACAAGCCCGATTACTGGCGGCACTACCGCGATGTGAACCAGCTCTTTGCGGAGACCATCGCTGCCAAGTTGCCGGCCTCCACGTATTGCTGGGTGCATGATTACCATCTCATGCTCGTGGCCGGCATGCTCCGCAAGATCGATCCAACCCGCCGTTGCGGGTTTTTTCTGCACATCCCTTTCCCCCCGCCGGACAACTTCCTCAAGCTGCCCTGGCGCAAGGAGTTGTTGCAGGCCCTGATGGAACACGAGCTGGTGGCGTTCCACACCCTGCGCGACCGCCGCAACTTCGAGGCCTGCCTGCAGTCCCTGCTGCCCAAAACGGTCATCCGCGGTCGCGGGGCCATTGTCCAGGCCCGATACGAAAGCCGCACCGTGCGCATTGGCGCCATTCCCATCTCCATCGACTACAAATCCTTCACCCACACGGCTGGCCTGCCCGAGATCAAGGAGGCCGCCCACTCCCTGGCCGACGCTTACGAACACCGCACCCTCATTCTCGGCGTGGACCGCCTGGACTACACCAAAGGCATCCCCGAACGCCTGGAATCCCTGCGGCTCATGCTGCAGCAACACCCGGAACTGCGGGAGAAGATCTCCTTCATCCAGGTGCTGGTGCCCAGCCGCGAGGACGTGGGCGAATACCGGCATTTGAAGATGGAAATTGAACAGCTGGTGGGGGAGATCAACGGGCAGTTCGCCACGCCGGGGTGGAGTCCCATCCATTACCAGTATCGCAACATGCCCCGCGAGGAGCTGGTGAGCTACTACCTGGCGGCGCACATCATGTTCGTCACGCCATTGCGCGACGGCATGAACCTGGTGGCCAAGGAATACTGCGCCTGCCGCCGCAACAACACCGGCGTGCTGATCCTCAGCGAGTTCGCCGGCGCGGCGGCCCAGCTGCAGCGCGACGGCGCAGTGCTGGTGAACCCCTTCGACGTGCAAGGCATGGCCAACGCATTGCAGGCCGCCTGCATGATGCCCATTGCCGAACAGAAACGCCGCATGCAGCACATGCGCGAGACCATCCGCAAACACGACATCTACTTTTGGTGCGATACCTTCCTGGACACCGCCTTCGCCCTCAAGCTGGCGGACATCCCCCAGATGGAGGACGTGCAGTTCCATGAACTGAGCTGACGCACAGGCACCACGCCGGGGCGGCCTACGCCTTGAACACGAAGCAGCAGTGCAGGCGGTTGGCGGCGTCGGCCGTGCGGACATATTCCAGGGTGCTGGCCATGCGCTTGACCAGATGCACGCCCAGGCCGCCGGGCTCGCGATCGTCCAGGCCGGCTTCCAGGTCCGGGTCGGGCAGGGCCAGGGGATCGAAGGGCGGGCCCCAGTCCGTCAGGCACAGGTGAAACCGCGGCGATGCGGGATCCGGCTCCACACCGCAGGCAATCTCCACCTCGCCCCACCCGGCGGCCCCCGTCGCAGCGCCGGCATAGGCATGGTTGACCACGTTGAGGTACAATTCCTCAAGCACCAGATCCGCCTTGGGCTCCAGCGCCGCCGGGACATGGCCAAGCACGAATTCCCGCGCCCGGTCAAGGTTCTCCAGCGTGGCCGGCAGACGCAGGGTATGCAGTTGCAGGGAGGACATGCGCGGCTTCAACCCTGCAGGGCATCTTCCAGGGTTGCATGGATGGTGAACATTTGATGGAATCCCGCCAGCTTGAGCACATCCTGCACCATGCCGGCCGGCCGGGCGAAAGCCACGGCCCCCTGCGGCCGGCTGCGCAGCTGCATGGCCAGCGCCAACAACGCCCGCATGCCGGCAGAGGAAATGTATTCCAGGCCGGCCAGGTCCACCACAATCCTGGTCTCACCCATGGCCAGCACCCGTTCCACGCCCTGCTGAAACGCCGTGGCCGTGGCATTGTCCAGCCGCCCCATGGGGTGCAACACTATCGCCTGGCCGCGTTTTTCCGTGACGAGTTCGAGTCCTGCCTGCATGGATCGGCTCCTTCTGCAAATGAAGTGATGTGCCGGTTTCGCCATCCATACGCCGCTTTGCAGAAAATGGAAAGCGGCGGCGGCGTTGGCCGGAGGGCATGTTTTCGCTTCACTATAGGCAAAATAAAGCATATAGGAGGCGCACGAACTGACTTTAAGCGCAAGGCACTCCATGGAATCGAACACCCCTCCCGGTGACCATCCCGGCAATCTGGCCATGCACTTCCGCGCCCACGTGTGGCTGGAGCGCGATGGCACCGTGCTGCTCGGCCCTGGCCGGGCGCTCTTGCTGGAGCGCATCGACCAGATGGGATCCCTGCGCAAGGCCTCGCAATCCATGAGCATGAGCTACCGCGCGGCCTGGGGAAAAATCAAGAAGACCGAAGCGCTGCTTGGCCAGGCCGTGGTGGAGAAAACCGGGCACGACCGATCCGGCTACTCCCTGACGCCTTATGGCAAGCAGGTGCTGGCCCTGTTTCTGGCCGTGCAACGCCACGTGAATCTGGAAGCCGCCAGCAAGGCCCAGGCGCTGGAAGCCCTGGAGACCCTGGGCGTCATGGAACCTCATCACCTCGACCCAGTACAGGACTAGTCCGCCCCATGTGGTTTCTTGCTGAAGGGGTGCAGGAAGGCATCCGACTGCTGGCCGAGGGACACCCGGAAACATGGTCCGCCATCAGCGTCAGCGTGGGCATGAGCGGGGCAGCCATGGCCATCAGCCTGGCCTTGGGCACGCCCCTTGGCTTTCTGCTGGGCTTCACCACCTTTCCAGGCAAGCGGCTGGTGCGCATGCTGGTGGAAACGTCCCTGAGCATCCCCACGGTGGTCATCGGGCTGCTGGTGTACGCCTTCATCTCCCGCCGCGGACCACTGGGAGACTTTGGCCTGCTGTTCACCATCGAAGGGATGATCCTGGGGGAAGTGCTGCTGGCCCTGCCCATCGTCATCGCCCTCACGGCGCAGAGCGTGGAAAGCCTGGACGCCCGCCTGCCCGTCACCTTGCGCACGCTGGGGGCCTCGCCCCTGCAGGAGGCCATGACCTGCCTGCTGGAGGCCCGCCACGGCCTGATGCTGGCCGGCGTGACGGCCTTCGGTCGCGTGTTTTCGGAAATCGGCATCTGCATGATGCTCGGCGGCAACATCAAATGGCACACCCGGACCATCACCACGGCCATCGCCCTGGAGACGGGCAAGGGCGAATTCGCCCAGGGCATCGCCCTGGGGCTGGTGCTGATGTGCATCGCCCTGCTGGTGAATATCGTCCTGACCTGGCTGCGCCGACGGGGAGAAGCCTGATGCCCCCCCTGTACCGGCTGGATCACATCGCCCAGCGCTACGCCGGCCGCGAGGTCCTGCAGGTGCCGGCCCTGCAGGTGGCGGCAGGCGAACGCCTGGGGCTGACCGGTCCCAACGGCTCCGGCAAGTCCACCCTGCTGCGAATCCTGGGATTTCTGGAAGCGCCGGCCTCGGGCCGGCTGGAGTTCCTGGGCCGGCCCGTCTCCGGCGCGGCCTGGCCCCTGCGGCGGCAGGCCGTGCTGCTGGATCAGTCCCCCTACCTGCTGCGGCGCAGCGTGTTCGGCAACGTGGCCTACGGCCTGGCCGTGCGCGGCGAAGGCGAACAACGCCGGCGCGTGGCCGAGGCCCTGGAGCTGGTGGGGCTGGAGCCGGATCGCTTTGTCGGCCGCTCCTGGCGGGCGCTTTCCGGCGGAGAGGCCCGGCGCGTGGCCCTGGCCGCACGTCTGGTGCTGCGGCCCAAGGCCCTGCTGCTGGACGAGCCCACAGCCAACCTGGACGCCGAAAGCGCCGCCCGCATCCTGGAGGCCTTGCGCCTGGCCCGGGAACGCTGGGGCTGCGCCATCATCACGGCCAGTCATGACGATCCCTGGCTGGAGGCCTTGATTGATCGTAAAATCAAACTCTTGCATGGTCATCTTGTTGGAAACGACACGTAACTGAGAATGCCACATATTCAGTTTCCAAAACGATTCCAAGATGTTTTTGTGTCAGACCATGATGGAGGCATCTTGATCGGCACTGGATTCGGACGCTGAAACGGGGTACAGCCGGAACACTCTTACGAGAAGGAGCCGGCATGTCCCAAACCGAACCACAGCCCGCACACAATTTCAACGAACTGCGCGCCGCCATCCGCCAGCGGATACAGCGCCTGGCCACGGTGTCGTATCTCCCTTCCCCCCTGGTGGATCTGGTGGGCCAGGTGACCCTGGCGCAGCTTGATGTGCTTGACCCGGCCGTCACGGCCATCACCCTGCAGATCCCCGCACCTGATGAAGCCGACCTTGCCTCGCGGGACCGCCTGGCCCTGGGCGTGCCCCTGCTGGAACGCAGTCGCTTCCCCTGGGACGCCGACGCTGCCGAACGGCTCTTTTTCACCCTGGCTGGCCTGCTGGCGGCCATGCCCGGCCAGGCCGGCGAAGCCGGCCGGCGCATCCTCCTGGCCCTGGAGGAAGATGCCGGGGCCGACCTGCCGCCCCTGTCTCCCCGCAAGGCGGCCCAGGCGTTCATCAACGAAGATCAGGAATTTTTCGAGGCCTTTGCCACCGCCATGCCCCAGTCTCCCCGGGCAGTGTCCTTCCTGGCGCAGGCCTCGATCACGCCATCCCTCATCGCCGTGGCCGAGGCGCTGCACCCACAGCTGGACCTGACCACCGACGTCCGCCCCCATGGCAACTGCCCGGTGTGCGGCAGCCTGCCCCTCATCGCCTGCCTGCAGGACAAGGAAGGCAAGCGCCGCGTGAGCTGCTCCTTCTGTCGCACCACGTACCGCGTCCGGCGTCTGGGCTGCCTGCTGTGCGGGGAAGACCGCAACGAGAACCTGGGCTTCCTGGCCGGCGAAGAGATGCCCGGCTTCCGCATCGAATACTGCAACACCTGCAGCGGCTACACCAAGGCCATCGACCTGCGTCTGCGGGAAGGCAACTTCCTGCCCGTGTTGGACGATCTGGAATCCCTGCCCCTGGACATGCTGGCCGGCCAGGCGGGTTTCCGCCGGCCCACCGTGTCCGGGCTGGGATTCTGACGGGACAGGGAGGCGTCATGGACTTCCCGCACCTGTCGTGCCGCCGGTTTCAGGATGGACGCTGGACCGCCATGGAAGACATGGTGGCCCCGGAAACACCGGTGACCCTGCGTTGGGCCGGCCGGCCCGAGGCCATCCACCTGTCCGCCTATGCCGTGGATCTGCCGTCCCTGGCCCTGGGCCACACCCTGCTCCACTGCTGCGCCGACGGAGAACTGCCTGAGATCGTTTCGCAATCCGGCTTTGATCTCACCCTGGCGCCGCGTCCCGGCGCCAGGCCGACCCCGCGGCCCTGGCGCGGTTCCCTGTCCCCGCAGACGGTGCTTGCGGCCATGGCCACCCTGCTGGATGCGCCAGGGTTCTGGGTGGAGACGGGCTGCTTCCATCGCGCCGGCTTGTGGGACCCGGCCGAGGGACGATTCCTCGTCACCGTGGAAGACATCCCCCGCCACAACTGCGTGGACCGCCTGGCCGGCTGGAGTGTGCAGACGGGCCGGTCGTTGACGGATCTGGCCCTGTGCATCTCCGCCCGGACCACGTCTTCGCTCATGGAAAAAATCGTCCGCCTGGGCACGCCTGTGGTCTGCACCCGCGCCGCGCCCACCTCCCTGGGCCTGGAACTGGCCCGGCAGCACGGCATCACCCTGGCGGCCTACGTCAAACCCACGCGGTTGAGCGTGTTTCACGACCCCGAACAGCGAATCGCAGGAGGGCCGGACCATGCATGAGCAACGCGCGACACTCCCCTGGGGCATGGTCCTGGCGGGCGGCAAATCCACACGGCTCGGTCGGGACAAGGTGGTGGAATTCGTGGACGGCCGGCCCCTGCTGGCCCGGATGACCGCCCTGGCCGGCCAGGTGTGCCAAAGCGTGGTCATTTCCGGCCGCAATCCCGCCTCGCTGGAAGAATTTCCGCCTGAGGTGC
This sequence is a window from Megalodesulfovibrio gigas DSM 1382 = ATCC 19364. Protein-coding genes within it:
- a CDS encoding PAS domain S-box protein, translated to MSSPRLSSIVEKTIAARLRVPVLAFGLLLGCLLGAMQYRTVSQHNLELSAAMSQYVEQYLGNAEGVLQALALQASRSDEAAVAQAMQAMLQAVPLFERLVRLDAQGVVLSGAPPEGLLLPQPGRQLEASARVRVATRPRVSPATGNLVVEVECSIPGGGAMVGALSLEALTGSMRSLVTGGDDLLLLTDEAGAVMVQPPGLQGPGEDNIGHWPAFQRAKTGEGSIMLQRMEGGFCLTVARELSHSGWVLLVSRPLVALLRPAVLALAVYLASVALLYVVLRAVIRQEMVRRVTAPLQAFAEAIRALGVAPSARQTDSLQQGPWTFEELAGLAEAVARMAQRVQERETALRESETRYRTMYENAIEGIFRVNPQGVMLDCNPAMARMFGYVDEADVLRSVPTVALAYADLEHRAIILESLYKEGQITGHELPMLRKDGSSIWVMVNAVAVYDEAGALECIEGMLTDITPRKRTEAELEASQEFFRTVFEGIHDGLVVQDADSGRILDVNKRACEMFGYSYQGMLGLDVQQISLGEPPYSLQEAWGHLCRAREQGAYSFEWLSRRKSGELFWSDVTLSFATFAGAARYIATIRDISERKHMELARREAEARYRALVHNAPVGIFSSSLEGLLLSANPEMARMLGYATPEELQAEVLDLGANVYVDARDRVGILDRLMQHGSVHSHEVRFKRKDGSWFWCSLTARLVRNEEGAPLHIEGFQMDVTSRKDVEAAGEQLREQLEQLVAERTKELRQANARLLELDRLKTSFLSSASHELRTPLTSILGFAKLTGKMFRRHFLAGEEAAGVRQHGERIAGNLEIIAKEGARLSRLVNDLLDINAIESGMMAWRDTDVDLRDVLEQAVASARGMLPASGRVRLDTRFPEALPPLRIDHDKILQVLQNLLNNAVKFTMAGEIRVEARLQAGPAETAAVVEIRVEDTGQGIPAASLETIFEKFYQIVPEGRDEEKPRGTGLGLAICKEIVEHYGGRIWAESIPGAGSTFIVQLPVQRELVCLLPPAG
- a CDS encoding Fur family transcriptional regulator, whose amino-acid sequence is MNTVTSRHQLREALTHADLACTPQRLAIFEVLAEARSHPSAEEVYLAVRASMPTISRDTVYRTLALFEELGLLDRVQMSSECARFEPNLTPHHHVVCTRCGVVADFDWTEVNELPRPPLPEGWNTPSRPHVLYRGTCPACKNNSQTTKSNTIEGADHDPD
- a CDS encoding rubrerythrin family protein gives rise to the protein MTQTEADLREAFAGESQANRKYLAFAEKADKEGYAQVARLFRAAAAAETVHAHAHLRAMNGIADTAANLKEAVAGETHEFKDMYPDMIEHAKAEGHKAAERSFVFANEVEKIHAELYQKALDSLGQEQADQPYHVCNVCGYTCEGDAPDTCPVCKAKKQAFFRVD
- the otsB gene encoding trehalose-phosphatase: MQAHRPLWARLAATPRTLLLDYDGTLAPFVPQGMRAPPYPGVPDLVRRLMRRPDTHVVLVSGRPAELVASLMGLDPAPEIWGCHGLEHLNARGELTRLPLAPGLQEGLDDAEAWAEARRHAGYLEHKPGCLAMHVRGLPRAKADFLLTDTAAAWQEIAARAPLELHAFDGGLELRPRGVHKGHAVATMRKDASPERVFLYLGDDKTDEDAFQALGPRDVAVLVRGEHRPTVAAWWLRPPAELLAFLQALLDLPEGINKGESP
- a CDS encoding alpha,alpha-trehalose-phosphate synthase (UDP-forming), whose translation is MTSPQLAVVSNRLPVRLSKNDDGQWTLAQGAGGLVTAMAPVLRNRGGSWVGWNGLATEEDVSSLFETFSKQAGYELHPVQLTPEQEHGFYAGFSNEILWPLFHDLPTRCNFYKPDYWRHYRDVNQLFAETIAAKLPASTYCWVHDYHLMLVAGMLRKIDPTRRCGFFLHIPFPPPDNFLKLPWRKELLQALMEHELVAFHTLRDRRNFEACLQSLLPKTVIRGRGAIVQARYESRTVRIGAIPISIDYKSFTHTAGLPEIKEAAHSLADAYEHRTLILGVDRLDYTKGIPERLESLRLMLQQHPELREKISFIQVLVPSREDVGEYRHLKMEIEQLVGEINGQFATPGWSPIHYQYRNMPREELVSYYLAAHIMFVTPLRDGMNLVAKEYCACRRNNTGVLILSEFAGAAAQLQRDGAVLVNPFDVQGMANALQAACMMPIAEQKRRMQHMRETIRKHDIYFWCDTFLDTAFALKLADIPQMEDVQFHELS
- a CDS encoding ATP-binding protein, with amino-acid sequence MSSLQLHTLRLPATLENLDRAREFVLGHVPAALEPKADLVLEELYLNVVNHAYAGAATGAAGWGEVEIACGVEPDPASPRFHLCLTDWGPPFDPLALPDPDLEAGLDDREPGGLGVHLVKRMASTLEYVRTADAANRLHCCFVFKA
- a CDS encoding STAS domain-containing protein → MQAGLELVTEKRGQAIVLHPMGRLDNATATAFQQGVERVLAMGETRIVVDLAGLEYISSAGMRALLALAMQLRSRPQGAVAFARPAGMVQDVLKLAGFHQMFTIHATLEDALQG
- a CDS encoding winged helix-turn-helix domain-containing protein produces the protein MESNTPPGDHPGNLAMHFRAHVWLERDGTVLLGPGRALLLERIDQMGSLRKASQSMSMSYRAAWGKIKKTEALLGQAVVEKTGHDRSGYSLTPYGKQVLALFLAVQRHVNLEAASKAQALEALETLGVMEPHHLDPVQD
- a CDS encoding ABC transporter permease, yielding MWFLAEGVQEGIRLLAEGHPETWSAISVSVGMSGAAMAISLALGTPLGFLLGFTTFPGKRLVRMLVETSLSIPTVVIGLLVYAFISRRGPLGDFGLLFTIEGMILGEVLLALPIVIALTAQSVESLDARLPVTLRTLGASPLQEAMTCLLEARHGLMLAGVTAFGRVFSEIGICMMLGGNIKWHTRTITTAIALETGKGEFAQGIALGLVLMCIALLVNIVLTWLRRRGEA
- a CDS encoding ABC transporter ATP-binding protein, which encodes MPPLYRLDHIAQRYAGREVLQVPALQVAAGERLGLTGPNGSGKSTLLRILGFLEAPASGRLEFLGRPVSGAAWPLRRQAVLLDQSPYLLRRSVFGNVAYGLAVRGEGEQRRRVAEALELVGLEPDRFVGRSWRALSGGEARRVALAARLVLRPKALLLDEPTANLDAESAARILEALRLARERWGCAIITASHDDPWLEALIDRKIKLLHGHLVGNDT
- a CDS encoding formate dehydrogenase accessory protein FdhE, giving the protein MSQTEPQPAHNFNELRAAIRQRIQRLATVSYLPSPLVDLVGQVTLAQLDVLDPAVTAITLQIPAPDEADLASRDRLALGVPLLERSRFPWDADAAERLFFTLAGLLAAMPGQAGEAGRRILLALEEDAGADLPPLSPRKAAQAFINEDQEFFEAFATAMPQSPRAVSFLAQASITPSLIAVAEALHPQLDLTTDVRPHGNCPVCGSLPLIACLQDKEGKRRVSCSFCRTTYRVRRLGCLLCGEDRNENLGFLAGEEMPGFRIEYCNTCSGYTKAIDLRLREGNFLPVLDDLESLPLDMLAGQAGFRRPTVSGLGF
- a CDS encoding formate dehydrogenase accessory sulfurtransferase FdhD, encoding MDFPHLSCRRFQDGRWTAMEDMVAPETPVTLRWAGRPEAIHLSAYAVDLPSLALGHTLLHCCADGELPEIVSQSGFDLTLAPRPGARPTPRPWRGSLSPQTVLAAMATLLDAPGFWVETGCFHRAGLWDPAEGRFLVTVEDIPRHNCVDRLAGWSVQTGRSLTDLALCISARTTSSLMEKIVRLGTPVVCTRAAPTSLGLELARQHGITLAAYVKPTRLSVFHDPEQRIAGGPDHA